One Malus domestica chromosome 11, GDT2T_hap1 genomic region harbors:
- the LOC103448095 gene encoding glucose-6-phosphate/phosphate translocator 1, chloroplastic-like has product MNSAAALSSVAVAHTIGHVAATVSMSKVAVSFTHIIKSGEPAFSVLVSRFLLGESFPISVYLSLLPIIGGCGLAALTELNFNMIDNLWAPTVGKNWRRCASLRVSEPGLASLQWLRKGKVVMVGGGKGRMWGRGESRKGMNNKFI; this is encoded by the exons ATGAACTCCGCGGCGGCGCTGAGTTCA GTTGCTGTGGCACATACAATTGGGCATGTAGCAGCTACTGTTAGTATGTCTAAGGTTGCAGTTTCCTTCACCCATATCATCAAGAGTGGAGAGCCAGCTTTCAGTGTATTGGTTTCGAGGTTCTTGCTGGGCGAGTCCTTCCCTATATCGGTCTACCTGTCCCTCCTTCCAATCATCGGTGGTTGCGGTCTTGCTGCCTTGACAGAGCTTAACTTTAACATGATAG ATAATCTTTGGGCACCGACGGTGGGGAAGAACTGGAGGAGGTGTGCGAGTTTGAGGGTGAGCGAGCCTGGATTGGCCTCATTGCAGTGGCTGAGGAAGGggaaggtggtgatggtgggcGGGGGGAAAGGAAGAATGTGGGGACGGGGTGAAAGCAGGAAAGGGATGAACAACAAATTCATATGA
- the LOC103448042 gene encoding protein SENSITIVE TO PROTON RHIZOTOXICITY 2-like, translating into MMSGAPSNCFQTMLQQQQHHLGLQIYEDPHQVSSFSLEPNSSSSSVPDNHSTSLLCNFSVLKEKVHQAKSLVSILISPNHHQSQPQESATIALASMSNIIQEIIVTASSMMFTCQQMALVSTTTPDTSTRIVNQIGNNDKHVQGKELPVSSNYDIIELDASDLLAKYTHYCQVCGKGFKRDANLRMHMRAHGDEYKTIVALSNPMKKTNNNNDSAGGIDGNMACSTKLPRKYSCPQEGCRWNQKHAKFQPLKSMICVKNHYKRSHCPKMYVCKRCNRKQFSVLSDLRTHEKHCGDLRWQCSCGTTFSRKDKLMGHVALFTGHTPVMITSLTRIGKVDQQSHGSQM; encoded by the exons atgaTGTCTGGGGCTCCATCTAATTGTTTCCAAACTATGTTACAACAGCAACAACACCATCTAGGGTTACAAATCTATGAAGATCCTCATCAGGTTTCTTCATTTTCACTCGAACCAAACTCCTCGTCATCATCGGTTCCTGACAATCACTCAACCTCTCTCCTCTGCAACTTCTCAGTCCTAAAAGAAAAGGTTCATCAAGCCAAATCACTAgtcagcatcctcatctctcCAAATCATCATCAAAGTCAACCCCAAGAGTCAGCCACCATCGCCCTAGCAAGCATGAGCAATATCATACAAGAAATCATCGTCACGGCTTCTTCTATGATGTTCACATGTCAACAGATGGCCCTTGTTTCCACTACTACTCCAG ATACGAGTACTAGGATTGTCAATCAAATTGGCAACAATGATAAGCATGTGCAAGGCAAGGAATTGCCTGTTTCTTCGAACTACGACATTATTGAGCTAGATGCTTCGGATTTGTTGGCTAAGTACACCCATTACTGCCAGGTTTGTGGCAAAGGGTTCAAGCGCGACGCAAATTTGAGAATGCACATGAGGGCTCATGGAGATGAGTACAAGACGATCGTTGCTCTAAGCAACCCCATGAAGAAAACTAACAACAATAATGATAGTGCAGGAGGCATAGATGGAAACATGGCATGTTCGACGAAATTGCCAAGAAAGTATTCGTGTCCGCAAGAAGGGTGTAGGTGGAACCAAAAGCATGCGAAATTCCAGCCTTTGAAATCGATGATTTGTGTGAAGAATCACTACAAGAGGAGCCATTGTCCCAAGATGTATGTGTGCAAGAGGTGCAACAGGAAGCAGTTCTCGGTGTTATCTGATCTACGCACCCATGAGAAGCACTGCGGCGATCTGAGATGGCAGTGTTCATGTGGGACAACATTTTCAAGGAAAGATAAGCTGATGGGGCACGTCGCGTTATTCACCGGGCATACGCCGGTTATGATCACTTCTTTGACAAGGATTGGGAAGGTTGATCAGCAAAGCCATGGATCACAGATGTAA
- the LOC103448043 gene encoding probable histone H2B.1 yields the protein MAPKAEKKPAEKKPAEEKKAEKAPAEKKPRAEKNLPKEAAGEKKKKRSKKSVETYKIYIFKVLKQVHPDIGISSKAMGIMNSFINDIFEKLAQESSRLARYNKKPTITSREIQTAVRLVLPGELAKHAVSEGTKSVTKFTSS from the coding sequence ATGGCTCCCAAGGCAGAGAAGAAGCCGGCTGAGAAGAAGCCCGCGGAGGAGAAGAAGGCTGAGAAGGCCCCCGCTGAGAAAAAGCCCCGTGCCGAGAAGAATCTCCCCAAGGAGGCCGCCggcgagaagaagaagaagagatcgaAGAAGAGCGTGGAGACCTACAAGATCTACATCTTCAAGGTCCTGAAACAGGTCCACCCAGACATCGGAATCTCCAGCAAGGCCATGGGGATCATGAACAGCTTCATCAACGACATCTTTGAGAAGCTCGCTCAGGAGTCGTCGCGGCTCGCGAGGTACAACAAGAAGCCAACGATCACTTCCCGGGAGATTCAGACGGCGGTGAGGTTGGTGCTCCCCGGTGAGCTCGCCAAGCACGCTGTCTCTGAGGGGACTAAGTCGGTGACCAAGTTTACTAGCTCTTAA
- the LOC103448044 gene encoding pheophorbide a oxygenase, chloroplastic, which yields MAFSLSSFASPTIFTLSSPPSPPARSLKTPSFLISTKNPNRNLPGRAKNLPPLRVAAPASPPPQTADPEGQREPDGEDYGAEDEIEDATSTSKFNWRDHWYPVSLIEDLDPRLPTPFQLLGRDLAIWYDGESWVAFDDRCPHRLAPLSEGRIDEGGNLQCSYHGWSFDGCGSCVKIPQASSEGPESRAVRSPRACATRFPTLVSQGLLFVWPDENGWERANATKPTMLPDEFSKPEFSSVTIQRDLFYGYDTLMENVSDPSHIDFAHHKVTGRRDRAKPLPFKLEDSGPWGFSGANEGNPRITAEFIAPCYYLNKIEIDTKLPVVGDQKWVIWICSFNVPMAPGKTRSIVCSARNFFQFSMPGPAWWQVVPRWQEHWTSNKVYDGDMIVLQGQEKVFHAKSKDESGDVNQQYTKITFTPTQADRLVLAFRNWLRRHGNSQPEWFGTCDQQPLPSMVLSKRQMLDRFEQHTLKCSSCKKAYTAFQTWQKLLVGATVVFCASTGIPSDLQLRIILAGFALLSAGLAYALHELEKNFVFVDYVHADIN from the exons ATGGCATTTTCTCTATCTTCCTTTGCATCTCCTACAATCTTCACACTATCATCGCCGCCATCGCCACCCGCCAGATCTCTCAAGACACCCTCTTTCTTGATCTCCACCAAAAACCCAAATCGTAACTTACCAGGCAGAGCGAAAAATCTACCTCCTCTGAGAGTAGCTGCGCCTGCATCGCCGCCGCCACAAACCGCTGACCCAGAAGGACAGAGGGAACCGGACGGCGAAGATTACGGAGCTGAGGACGAGATTGAAGACGCGACATCGACGAGCAAGTTCAATTGGAGGGATCATTGGTACCCAGTTTCTTTGATTGAAGATTTGGACCCTCGGTTGCCGACCCCATTTCAGCTTCTGGGTCGAGACCTTGCTATCTGGTACGATGGTGAATCGTGGGTCGCTTTCGATGACAGATGCCCTCATCGCCTCGCCCCCTTATCT GAAGGACGGATTGATGAAGGCGGAAACTTGCAGTGTTCATACCATGGATGGTCATTTGATGGGTGTGGATCATGTGTTAAGATTCCTCAAGCTTCATCTGAAGGCCCTGAATCTCGTGCTGTTCGGTCTCCAAGAGCATGCGCTACGAGGTTTCCTACGCTGGTGTCTCAAGGCCTGCTCTTTGTTTGGCCGGATGAGAATGGTTGGGAAAGAGCTAATGCCACCAAGCCTACCAT GCTACCTGATGAATTTAGTAAACCTGAGTTTTCGTCAGTGACAATCCAGCGTGATCTGTTCTATGGCTATGATACCCTCATGGAAAATGTCTCTGATCCTTCCCACATTGACTTCGCTCATCACAAG GTCACCGGAAGGAGAGATAGAGCCAAACCTTTGCCATTTAAACTCGAGGATAGTGGTCCTTGGGGTTTTTCTGGAGCAAATGAAGGCAACCCACGGATTACTGCTGAGTTTATAGCACCTTGCTATTATTTGAATAA AATAGAGATTGACACAAAGCTTCCAGTAGTTGGAGATCAAAAATGGGTTATATGGATTTGCTCCTTCAACGTTCCAATGGCACCAGGGAAGACTCGCTCTATTGTATGTAGTGCTCGAAACTTCTTCCAGTTTAGCATGCCAGGGCCCGCTTGGTGGCAG GTGGTTCCTAGATGGCAAGAGCATTGGACTTCAAATAAGGTTTATGACGGAGACATGATTGTCCTTCAGGGCCAAGAGAAGGTCTTTCATGCCAAATCCAAGGATGAATCTGGTGATGTTAATCAGCAGTACACAAAAATCACATTTACTCCGACACAAGCAGATCGTCTTGTCTTGGCATTTCGAAACTGGCTGAGGCGGCATGGCAACAGCCAACCCGAGTGGTTTGGTACTTGTGACCAACAACCCTTACCGTCAATGGTTTTATCAAAACGTCAG ATGCTGGATAGATTCGAGCAGCACACCCTCAAATGCTCCTCGTGTAAGAAAGCTTATACAGCATTCCAGACATGGCAGAAGCTGCTAGTAGGGGCAACCGTTGTTTTCTGTGCATCAACCGGGATTCCTTCGGATCTGCAGCTACGGATCATTTTGGCAGGTTTTGCGCTTCTGAGTGCTGGCTTGGCTTACGCTTTGCATGAACTCGAAAAGAATTTCGTGTTTGTAGATTATGTACATGCTGACATTAATTAG